In Myxococcales bacterium, the following proteins share a genomic window:
- a CDS encoding VOC family protein has protein sequence MSKLESLGITRIEGIHYYVQDLDRSRAFYSGSLDFAETWRSSPELEAAGKQRSVAFSAGNITVVCSTPLGEGGRAWRFMKKHPAGVGTLIFEVADIDKTFALLEARGGTPIDDIATYTDAGGTLRQFSITTPFGDTTFRFRQRNGFAALYPGAVAVAPGASPTATNRFGFADIDHVTSNFQTMKPMLLWLEQVMGFEQLWKVDFHTSDVDPNRATGSGLKSIVMYDPHSNVKFANNEPTRPFFKNSQINIFNEELRGDGVQHVALTVADIVSSVRGLRERKINFMPTPGSYYDMLPARIEQSGIKQIDEDIAILRDLGILVDGDAKSTYMLQIFLREASGLYQDAKAGPFFYEIIQRKGDRGFGAGNFRALFESIEREQTSAGKR, from the coding sequence ATGAGCAAGCTGGAGTCGCTAGGCATTACGCGCATCGAGGGCATTCACTATTACGTTCAAGACCTCGATCGCAGCCGTGCGTTTTATAGCGGCTCGCTCGATTTTGCCGAAACCTGGCGCTCTTCGCCAGAACTTGAGGCCGCGGGCAAACAGCGTTCAGTGGCCTTTAGCGCCGGCAACATCACCGTGGTCTGCAGCACGCCGCTCGGCGAAGGCGGCCGCGCCTGGCGCTTTATGAAAAAGCACCCCGCCGGCGTCGGCACGCTCATCTTTGAGGTTGCCGACATCGACAAGACATTTGCCCTGCTTGAGGCGCGTGGCGGCACGCCGATCGACGATATCGCGACGTACACCGACGCCGGCGGCACGCTGCGGCAGTTTTCGATCACCACGCCGTTTGGCGATACCACGTTTCGCTTTCGCCAGCGCAATGGCTTTGCCGCGCTCTATCCCGGCGCCGTCGCCGTCGCCCCAGGCGCGAGCCCCACGGCGACCAATCGCTTTGGCTTTGCCGACATCGATCACGTCACCAGCAATTTTCAAACGATGAAGCCGATGCTGCTTTGGCTCGAGCAGGTCATGGGCTTTGAGCAGCTATGGAAGGTCGATTTTCACACCAGCGATGTCGACCCAAACCGCGCGACGGGCTCAGGGCTGAAGTCCATCGTCATGTACGATCCGCACAGCAACGTCAAATTCGCCAACAACGAGCCGACGCGGCCGTTTTTCAAGAATTCGCAGATCAACATCTTTAACGAGGAGCTGCGCGGCGATGGCGTGCAGCACGTCGCGCTCACCGTGGCCGACATTGTCAGCAGCGTGCGCGGGCTGCGCGAACGCAAGATCAACTTCATGCCGACGCCGGGCAGTTACTACGACATGTTGCCGGCGCGCATTGAGCAATCGGGCATCAAGCAAATCGACGAAGATATCGCGATCTTGCGCGATCTTGGCATTCTCGTCGACGGCGACGCCAAGAGCACCTACATGCTGCAGATCTTTCTACGCGAGGCCTCAGGGCTCTACCAAGACGCCAAAGCCGGGCCTTTTTTCTACGAAATCATCCAACGCAAGGGCGACCGCGGCTTTGGCGCCGGCAACTTTCGCGCGCTCTTTGAAAGCATCGAACGCGAGCAAACCTCCGCGGGGAAGCGCTAA
- a CDS encoding homogentisate 1,2-dioxygenase, which yields MIDRITVGEIPRKHHIALRGPQGDLRYEECFTRDGFDGPYTIMYHLARPHTQALANAQHGWAEAVAADTEATRPLAKRHYKTFEQHARGGPPVDALTALLFNDDLTSGVAFPDADDPVLVSNADGDMLIYVHQGGGVLRSALGDLAFSQGDYVYIPAALPHRFILCGHEGKTANAAVPQYWCWFEFKGGMHLLKQFRNEAGQLRMDAPYSHRDFKRPTFIGPTDDGVRDLVVKRGGRWHGFTYQDAPLDVVGWDGSVYPFAFPILNFQPRVSSVHLPPTWHGTFAARGALVCSFVPRLVDFHPEAIPCPYPHSSPACDEIIFYCDGNFTSRRGVAPGSISHHPTGVPHGPHPGAYERSIGTTRTDELAVMLDCFKPLQATAAALAVEDASYQQSFI from the coding sequence ATGATCGATCGCATAACGGTCGGCGAAATCCCGCGCAAACACCACATCGCGCTACGCGGCCCGCAAGGCGATTTGCGCTATGAAGAGTGCTTCACGCGCGACGGCTTTGATGGCCCTTATACCATCATGTATCATCTCGCGCGCCCTCATACGCAGGCGCTCGCCAACGCGCAGCATGGCTGGGCCGAGGCCGTCGCGGCCGACACCGAGGCCACGCGCCCCTTGGCCAAGCGCCACTATAAGACCTTCGAACAGCACGCGCGTGGAGGCCCGCCGGTCGACGCGTTAACCGCGCTGCTCTTCAACGACGATCTCACGTCCGGCGTTGCCTTTCCCGACGCCGATGACCCGGTGCTGGTCAGCAATGCAGACGGCGACATGCTCATTTACGTGCACCAAGGCGGTGGCGTGCTGCGCAGCGCGCTTGGCGACCTTGCATTTAGCCAGGGCGACTACGTCTACATCCCGGCCGCGCTGCCGCATCGGTTTATCCTGTGCGGCCACGAGGGCAAGACCGCCAATGCGGCCGTGCCGCAATATTGGTGTTGGTTCGAGTTCAAAGGCGGCATGCACCTGCTCAAGCAATTTCGCAATGAAGCGGGCCAGCTGCGCATGGACGCGCCATACAGCCACCGCGATTTCAAACGCCCGACGTTTATTGGCCCTACCGACGACGGCGTGCGCGACCTCGTGGTCAAGCGCGGCGGCCGCTGGCACGGTTTTACCTATCAAGACGCCCCGCTCGACGTAGTTGGATGGGATGGCAGCGTGTATCCGTTTGCGTTTCCCATCCTAAATTTCCAACCGCGCGTCAGCTCGGTGCACTTGCCGCCGACCTGGCACGGCACGTTTGCCGCGCGCGGCGCCCTGGTATGCAGCTTCGTGCCGCGGCTGGTAGACTTTCACCCCGAGGCAATTCCCTGCCCCTACCCGCATTCGTCACCTGCCTGCGATGAGATCATCTTTTATTGCGATGGCAACTTCACCTCGCGCCGCGGCGTCGCGCCCGGCAGCATCTCGCATCATCCAACCGGCGTGCCACATGGGCCGCACCCTGGTGCCTACGAACGATCGATTGGCACCACCCGCACCGACGAGCTTGCCGTCATGCTCGACTGCTTTAAGCCACTGCAGGCCACAGCGGCCGCGTTGGCCGTTGAAGATGCCAGCTACCAGCAGTCGTTTATCTAG
- a CDS encoding patatin-like phospholipase family protein: MTRAPQTPPSSAAGDAPRESLAAWLARAPFGLAMSSGFFGFFAHAGMLTALEHSGLVPSRIAGSSAGALVGGLWASGLASDDLRRLLVALRREDFWDPAPGLGVLRGARFAAKLRDALATQEFATCRVPSAFSLFDLGKRTTIIADRGDLTAAIAGSCAFPGLFQPVRWQDRWVLDGGIADRPGLASVPSGARTLFHHLSSRSPWRSAASAALQVPHRANMVSLVIDDLPRLNPFRLERGPEAFQRAYDATCRALSQPVADDLVRLSAT; the protein is encoded by the coding sequence ATGACCCGCGCGCCACAAACCCCGCCTTCAAGCGCAGCCGGCGACGCCCCCCGCGAGTCCCTCGCCGCCTGGCTTGCGCGGGCACCCTTTGGCCTCGCCATGTCATCGGGTTTTTTTGGCTTTTTTGCGCACGCTGGCATGCTCACCGCGCTGGAGCACTCCGGGTTGGTGCCATCGCGCATCGCCGGCTCGAGCGCGGGCGCCCTAGTTGGCGGTTTGTGGGCGTCGGGGCTTGCGAGCGACGACCTGCGTCGCCTCCTGGTTGCCCTTCGTCGCGAAGACTTTTGGGATCCGGCGCCAGGCTTGGGCGTCTTGCGCGGCGCGCGGTTTGCCGCCAAATTGCGCGACGCTCTTGCCACGCAAGAGTTCGCGACGTGCCGCGTGCCGAGCGCATTCTCGCTGTTTGATCTCGGCAAGCGGACCACGATCATCGCCGACCGCGGCGATTTGACCGCCGCGATTGCCGGCTCATGCGCCTTCCCCGGCCTGTTTCAGCCGGTGCGCTGGCAAGACCGCTGGGTGCTCGACGGCGGCATCGCCGACCGCCCCGGTCTCGCCTCGGTGCCGTCAGGCGCGCGCACGCTGTTTCATCATCTCTCCAGTCGCTCGCCGTGGCGAAGCGCGGCAAGCGCGGCCCTGCAAGTGCCTCACCGCGCCAACATGGTGAGCCTCGTGATCGACGACCTGCCGCGGCTCAATCCTTTTCGCCTGGAGCGCGGACCAGAGGCCTTCCAGCGCGCCTACGACGCGACCTGCCGCGCGCTGTCGCAGCCGGTCGCGGACGACCTTGTCCGGCTTTCGGCGACCTAA
- a CDS encoding FKBP-type peptidyl-prolyl cis-trans isomerase: MVPPQAKADGSGAKIEAIVLAACSEMPWTAAERGCLASVGGEVERCEASIGQERLQAIFENVRAKMKGPDQPAPSDVAAPPKGAKKSKAGVFYKVQKVGSGKVHPTATSTVTVHYTGWTTDGKMFDSSVSRGEPAQFRLSGVIAGWTDGLQVMVEGETTRFWIPEELAYKGQPGAPAGMLVFDVELIKIEK, encoded by the coding sequence ATGGTGCCCCCGCAGGCCAAGGCTGATGGCAGTGGCGCGAAGATCGAGGCCATCGTGCTGGCGGCGTGCTCGGAAATGCCGTGGACCGCGGCCGAGCGTGGCTGCCTTGCCAGCGTCGGCGGCGAGGTCGAGCGCTGCGAAGCGAGCATTGGCCAAGAGCGGCTGCAGGCGATCTTTGAAAACGTGCGCGCCAAGATGAAGGGGCCCGATCAGCCGGCACCGAGCGACGTCGCGGCGCCACCAAAGGGCGCCAAGAAGAGCAAGGCCGGCGTGTTTTACAAAGTGCAAAAGGTGGGCAGTGGCAAGGTGCATCCAACCGCGACCTCGACCGTGACCGTGCACTACACCGGCTGGACCACCGATGGCAAAATGTTTGATAGCTCGGTGTCGCGCGGCGAACCCGCGCAATTTCGGCTCAGCGGCGTAATTGCCGGCTGGACCGATGGCCTTCAGGTCATGGTCGAAGGCGAGACCACGCGCTTTTGGATTCCCGAAGAGTTGGCGTACAAAGGTCAACCCGGCGCCCCCGCGGGCATGCTCGTGTTTGATGTCGAGCTGATCAAGATCGAAAAGTAG